A genome region from Aestuariivirga litoralis includes the following:
- a CDS encoding MBL fold metallo-hydrolase, with protein sequence MSVKLHFHGAARTVTGSCYLIETEQAKVLVDCGMFQGSRSMNQLNYRPFPFDVGTVHALVLTHAHIDHTGVVPKLTRHGFKNKIHCTNGTADLCAIMLPDSGHIQEMEVKQLNVRSARKGKPEVEPMYTLLDAMAALEQFEPHPYKEWFSPAAGIRMRFWNAGHLLGSSSIETEIEQEGGKPIRLLFSGDIGPDNMMLEPDPEGPTDWDYVVCESTYGGYDRFERSQDKRRELLAAELTEAAKRNGVLLIPSFAVERTQEVVTDIVMLMEQGRVPQAPLFIDSPLAGKATQIFRKHSTELENGSDLARAFNSPLVKTTESVEDSKALNRFTGFFIVVSASGMAEAGRIRHHLRNNLWKTSTTVLFVGYQAVGTLGAELKSGVSSVRIMGEDVKVAATIRSVEDYSGHADGPELVQWLQERKPIARNVFITHGEEERQINLARDAKDKIIAEDRIIRPALDEAYEISGPIARLVEQASQDMPRLEHALVAKPDWDNDYQGLLREVQETLDQAAGDKQRGVILRRLRRALSEDGTPPLPPPNIQRRRPGRRGFDEG encoded by the coding sequence ATGAGCGTCAAACTGCATTTCCACGGTGCCGCGCGCACCGTCACCGGGTCCTGCTACCTGATCGAAACCGAGCAGGCCAAGGTGCTGGTCGATTGCGGCATGTTCCAGGGCTCGCGCAGCATGAACCAGCTCAACTACCGGCCGTTTCCTTTCGATGTGGGCACGGTGCATGCGCTGGTACTGACCCATGCGCATATTGATCACACCGGCGTGGTGCCCAAGCTCACGCGGCACGGGTTCAAGAACAAGATTCACTGCACCAATGGTACGGCAGATCTCTGCGCGATCATGTTGCCGGATTCGGGCCATATCCAGGAAATGGAAGTGAAACAGCTGAATGTTCGTTCGGCGCGCAAGGGCAAGCCGGAGGTGGAGCCGATGTATACGCTGCTCGATGCCATGGCGGCGCTGGAGCAGTTTGAGCCACACCCTTACAAGGAATGGTTCTCGCCCGCCGCCGGCATCCGCATGCGGTTCTGGAATGCCGGCCATCTGCTGGGTTCATCGTCGATTGAAACCGAGATTGAACAAGAGGGTGGCAAGCCGATCCGCCTGCTGTTCTCCGGTGATATCGGTCCGGACAACATGATGCTGGAGCCCGACCCGGAAGGCCCGACCGATTGGGACTATGTGGTCTGCGAGTCGACCTATGGGGGCTATGACCGGTTTGAGCGCAGTCAGGACAAGCGCCGCGAGTTGCTGGCAGCCGAACTCACTGAAGCGGCCAAGCGCAATGGTGTACTGCTTATTCCCTCCTTCGCGGTGGAGCGCACGCAGGAAGTGGTCACAGACATTGTGATGCTGATGGAGCAGGGCCGGGTGCCGCAAGCGCCGCTGTTTATTGACTCGCCTCTCGCTGGCAAAGCCACGCAGATTTTCCGCAAGCATTCGACAGAGCTGGAAAACGGCTCGGACCTGGCGCGGGCGTTCAATTCGCCTTTGGTGAAGACCACGGAGTCGGTGGAGGATTCAAAGGCGCTGAATCGCTTTACCGGATTCTTCATCGTGGTCTCGGCTTCGGGCATGGCGGAGGCGGGGCGCATCCGGCACCATTTGCGCAACAATTTGTGGAAGACGTCTACCACCGTGCTGTTTGTGGGCTATCAGGCGGTGGGCACATTGGGGGCGGAATTGAAGTCAGGCGTGTCATCCGTTCGCATCATGGGTGAGGATGTGAAAGTGGCCGCCACCATCCGTTCCGTCGAGGATTATTCCGGCCATGCTGATGGGCCGGAACTGGTGCAATGGCTGCAGGAGCGCAAGCCCATCGCGCGCAATGTGTTCATCACGCACGGCGAAGAAGAGCGGCAGATCAATTTGGCACGGGATGCCAAGGACAAAATCATTGCTGAAGACCGCATCATCCGGCCCGCGTTGGACGAGGCGTATGAAATTTCTGGCCCCATAGCACGGCTGGTGGAACAGGCCTCGCAAGACATGCCGCGGCTTGAACATGCTCTCGTGGCGAAGCCGGATTGGGACAATGATTATCAGGGCCTGCTGCGCGAAGTGCAGGAGACGCTGGATCAGGCCGCTGGTGACAAGCAGCGTGGCGTGATCCTCAGGCGCTTGCGCCGCGCATTGAGTGAAGATGGCACGCCTCCGTTGCCGCCGCCCAATATCCAGCGGCGCAGGCCGGGCCGGCGCGGATTTGACGAGGGCTGA
- a CDS encoding LOG family protein: MSDRPSNKLQMENPAYRLPAVDRDFVLGDSTRGIRFQLEYLKAEENLRARNVESTVVVFGSARVREQDSSGWYEAAQEFARICSEKGGAKDTSGAAKQNVIATGGGPGIMEAANRGAYDAGAPSIGYNITLPREQEPNPYSTPDLTFRFHYFAMRKMHFAMRAAGLVVFPGGFGTMDELFELLTLRQTGKMTKPLPVVLYDSKFWNTAINFEHFATAGLINRKDLELFTFADTPEGAWDALLALGLKIP; this comes from the coding sequence ATGAGCGACCGGCCTTCAAACAAATTGCAGATGGAAAATCCGGCTTACCGCCTGCCTGCGGTGGACCGGGATTTTGTACTGGGCGATTCCACCCGTGGCATCCGCTTCCAGCTCGAATACCTAAAGGCCGAAGAAAATCTTCGCGCTCGCAATGTGGAATCAACCGTCGTCGTCTTCGGCTCGGCCCGGGTGCGCGAGCAAGATTCATCAGGCTGGTATGAGGCGGCACAGGAATTTGCCCGCATCTGTTCTGAAAAGGGCGGTGCGAAAGACACCAGCGGTGCGGCAAAGCAAAATGTGATCGCTACCGGTGGCGGGCCGGGCATCATGGAAGCGGCCAATCGCGGCGCCTATGACGCCGGAGCCCCTTCGATCGGCTACAACATCACATTGCCGCGCGAGCAGGAACCCAATCCCTATTCGACGCCCGATCTCACTTTTCGCTTTCACTATTTCGCCATGCGCAAAATGCATTTTGCCATGCGCGCTGCGGGGCTGGTGGTTTTCCCTGGCGGCTTTGGCACGATGGATGAGCTGTTCGAATTATTGACGCTGCGGCAAACCGGCAAGATGACCAAACCTTTGCCGGTGGTACTGTATGATTCAAAGTTCTGGAACACGGCCATTAATTTTGAGCATTTTGCGACAGCCGGTCTGATCAACCGCAAAGACCTTGAGCTGTTCACCTTTGCCGATACACCCGAAGGGGCCTGGGATGCGCTGCTGGCGCTTGGCCTCAAAATTCCATGA
- a CDS encoding formyl transferase encodes MNNSLLMLGTDKSTTWIVYNDLVSRFGPFPILIEDGVSKRNLIKLRMKRIGVMPVVSQLAFVALIRPVLRLMSAKRLNYLSRLHGLESTPPVSDFIHRVSSVNGDECRVLLQKYRPEVVVVNGTRIIGKKTLGSVKTTFINTHQGITPRYRGAHGAYWALAENRRTECGVTVHLVDAGIDTGNIITQVPIEPGPEDNFITYPLLQTAAALEHVANAVKAVWKKQVKSHPITDDGLVWYHPGFFQYIRGALRGVW; translated from the coding sequence ATGAACAACTCACTCCTTATGCTTGGCACCGACAAAAGCACGACATGGATCGTGTATAATGATCTTGTTTCCCGCTTTGGTCCCTTTCCCATCCTCATTGAGGATGGAGTTTCAAAGCGCAATCTGATTAAACTCCGTATGAAGAGAATTGGTGTTATGCCTGTGGTCAGCCAACTGGCTTTTGTTGCTTTGATCAGGCCTGTGTTGCGGCTTATGAGTGCAAAGCGTTTAAACTATCTCAGCCGCCTTCACGGTCTGGAGTCGACGCCTCCGGTCAGTGACTTCATCCACCGTGTCAGCAGTGTGAATGGTGATGAATGTCGTGTGCTGCTGCAGAAATACAGGCCTGAAGTGGTGGTGGTGAACGGCACACGTATCATCGGCAAAAAGACGTTGGGCAGTGTGAAAACTACATTCATCAATACCCATCAGGGTATCACGCCGCGCTATCGTGGTGCGCATGGTGCATATTGGGCGTTGGCCGAAAACCGCCGCACTGAATGTGGTGTGACAGTGCATCTGGTGGATGCAGGCATTGATACCGGCAATATCATCACCCAGGTACCGATTGAACCGGGGCCGGAAGATAATTTCATTACCTATCCCCTCTTGCAGACCGCAGCAGCGCTTGAGCACGTTGCCAATGCCGTGAAGGCGGTATGGAAAAAGCAGGTTAAGTCGCACCCTATCACAGATGATGGCCTCGTTTGGTATCATCCCGGCTTCTTCCAATATATCCGAGGTGCATTACGCGGCGTTTGGTGA
- a CDS encoding iron-containing alcohol dehydrogenase yields MTIPNRNFNYPTAIKFGAGRVKELADLCKANGIKRPLFVTDPGLAASPMVADILADLKAAGLPVQLFSDVRPNPVEANIIAGVKAYKMGMHDGVIAFGGGSGLDIGKMIALMHGQSISVFDLEDIGDWWTRADASRISPIIAVPTTAGTGSEVGRAGVVTHPDTHEKKVIFHPAIMPKVALLDPELTVGLPAKLTAATGFDALAHCIEAYSAPFYHPLSKGIALEGMLLIKDNLATAVKKPKDLDARGNMLMASTMGATAFQRGLGAVHALSHPIGGLYDAHHGLLNGIVLPYVLVANRKKIEKDFARAAAYLEIKGGFDGFLKWVLALRKDLGIPHTLADIGIDTKRLGEVAAMAIKDPSAGGNPIQFTEKQYKALAKKCVEGEL; encoded by the coding sequence ATGACCATTCCGAACCGCAATTTTAACTATCCGACCGCCATCAAATTCGGCGCAGGCCGCGTCAAGGAACTGGCTGATCTGTGCAAGGCCAATGGCATCAAGCGCCCGCTGTTCGTGACTGATCCTGGCCTTGCGGCCTCGCCGATGGTGGCAGATATCCTGGCCGATCTGAAGGCTGCCGGCCTACCCGTTCAGCTGTTCTCCGATGTGCGGCCCAATCCGGTGGAGGCCAATATCATTGCGGGCGTGAAGGCCTACAAGATGGGCATGCATGATGGCGTGATTGCCTTTGGTGGCGGTTCGGGCCTCGACATCGGCAAGATGATTGCCCTCATGCATGGCCAGTCGATCTCGGTGTTCGATCTGGAGGACATTGGGGATTGGTGGACGCGCGCTGATGCATCCCGGATCTCGCCGATCATTGCTGTCCCCACCACGGCAGGTACGGGTTCCGAAGTAGGCCGCGCAGGTGTGGTGACGCATCCCGACACGCATGAGAAGAAGGTCATCTTCCATCCGGCGATCATGCCGAAAGTGGCACTGCTTGATCCGGAACTCACTGTCGGTTTGCCAGCCAAGCTCACGGCGGCCACGGGCTTTGACGCGCTGGCGCATTGCATCGAAGCTTACTCTGCACCGTTTTATCATCCGCTGTCCAAAGGCATCGCGCTGGAAGGCATGCTTTTGATCAAGGACAACCTGGCCACCGCTGTGAAGAAGCCCAAGGATCTGGATGCACGCGGCAACATGCTCATGGCCTCCACCATGGGCGCCACGGCGTTCCAGCGCGGCCTTGGCGCCGTCCACGCACTATCTCATCCGATTGGCGGGCTTTATGATGCGCATCACGGGTTGCTCAACGGCATTGTGCTGCCTTATGTGCTCGTCGCCAACCGCAAGAAGATCGAGAAGGATTTTGCGCGTGCGGCTGCCTATCTTGAGATCAAGGGCGGCTTTGATGGTTTCCTGAAATGGGTTCTGGCTTTGCGCAAGGACCTCGGCATTCCACATACGCTGGCAGACATTGGCATCGATACCAAACGTCTCGGCGAGGTGGCAGCGATGGCGATCAAGGATCCGTCCGCCGGCGGCAACCCGATCCAGTTCACCGAAAAGCAGTACAAGGCTCTCGCCAAGAAATGCGTTGAGGGTGAACTCTAG
- a CDS encoding aldehyde dehydrogenase family protein, whose translation MAAGITALSPVDGSVVAKRKFASKKEVNAAFLAARDAQKDWRNLSIAERAKYCTAAVDAMLAMKDEIIPELAWQMGRPVRYGAGELRGFEERARHMISIAASSLENVVPDPKAGFTRFIKREPLGVVFTIAPWNYPYLTAVNSIIPALMAGNAVVLKHASHTLLVGERFAKAFAKAGLPKGLFHNLVMSHEQASEVISSKLANMVCFTGSVPGGKAIERAAAGHFLSVGLELGGKDPAYVRSDANLSHAVENLVDGAFFNSGQSCCGIERIYVHKSLYKDFVDGAVALTKGYVLGSPLEEATTLGPMIKADAASFVRKQIASAVRAGAKAHIDEKAFAASKKGTPYLAPQILTDVNHQMSVMRDESFGPVVGIMKVSSDEEAVQLMNDSEFGLTAAIWTSDAGAAQAIGEKVETGTVFMNRCDYLDPALTWTGVKNTGRGATLSALGYEALTRPKSFHLRTKI comes from the coding sequence ATGGCGGCAGGCATTACGGCGTTATCGCCAGTTGACGGCTCGGTCGTCGCCAAGCGGAAGTTTGCTTCCAAAAAGGAAGTGAATGCAGCATTCCTTGCAGCGCGCGATGCGCAGAAGGATTGGCGCAATCTTTCCATTGCTGAACGTGCAAAATATTGCACGGCGGCGGTGGATGCCATGCTGGCGATGAAGGATGAGATCATTCCCGAACTCGCCTGGCAAATGGGCCGCCCGGTGCGCTATGGCGCGGGTGAATTGCGCGGCTTTGAAGAACGCGCCAGGCACATGATTTCCATTGCTGCGTCTTCGCTGGAAAATGTGGTGCCTGATCCCAAGGCCGGGTTTACGCGGTTCATCAAGCGCGAGCCTCTGGGCGTGGTGTTCACCATTGCGCCGTGGAACTATCCCTATCTCACCGCCGTCAATTCGATTATTCCTGCTCTCATGGCGGGCAATGCGGTGGTGCTGAAACATGCGTCGCATACGCTGCTGGTGGGCGAGCGTTTCGCCAAGGCCTTTGCCAAGGCGGGCTTGCCCAAGGGCCTGTTCCACAATCTGGTGATGAGCCATGAGCAGGCTTCCGAAGTGATCTCGTCGAAGCTGGCCAATATGGTGTGTTTCACCGGCTCTGTGCCGGGCGGCAAGGCGATTGAGCGTGCTGCTGCAGGCCATTTCCTGTCGGTGGGCCTTGAGCTCGGCGGCAAGGACCCGGCCTATGTGCGCTCCGATGCCAATCTGTCCCATGCGGTTGAGAATCTGGTCGATGGCGCCTTCTTCAATTCGGGGCAGAGCTGCTGCGGCATTGAACGCATCTATGTGCACAAGTCATTGTACAAGGATTTCGTCGATGGCGCTGTGGCGCTGACCAAGGGTTATGTGCTGGGGTCGCCACTGGAAGAAGCCACGACCTTGGGCCCGATGATCAAGGCCGATGCCGCTTCCTTTGTGCGCAAGCAGATTGCCTCTGCCGTGCGCGCTGGCGCAAAGGCTCACATTGATGAGAAGGCTTTTGCCGCCAGCAAAAAGGGTACGCCCTACCTCGCGCCGCAAATCCTCACCGATGTGAACCATCAGATGAGTGTGATGCGCGATGAGAGCTTTGGGCCGGTTGTCGGCATCATGAAGGTTTCTTCCGATGAAGAGGCCGTGCAGCTGATGAATGATTCCGAATTCGGCCTCACCGCCGCGATCTGGACGTCTGATGCCGGTGCCGCACAGGCTATCGGCGAGAAGGTCGAAACCGGTACGGTGTTCATGAACCGCTGCGACTATCTAGATCCGGCGTTGACCTGGACGGGGGTCAAGAATACGGGCCGGGGAGCCACTTTGTCCGCGCTCGGCTATGAGGCGTTGACCCGGCCGAAGAGTTTCCACTTGAGAACAAAAATCTGA
- a CDS encoding glutamine synthetase family protein translates to MSNGMLTLEQLKAEVKAGTIDTVVCALVDMQGRLIGKRFHAAYFADGGYEETHGCNYLLGVDIEMEPVPGYKATSWEKGYGDFILKPDLSTMRKTPWLPGTALVICDVLDHHTHEDTPHSPRAMLKKQLKRLEAMKMKAYMASELEFFLFDDTYEQAFHKGYRNLKTAGYYIEDYNILQTSKEEVYMRALRNGLAGAGIIVENSKGEWGPGQEEINVKYDEALRMADTHAIIKNSAKEIAYGVGKAVSFMAKWDYGMAGNSSHIHQSLWSIDGKTSHFQDKAGEHGMSPMMKQYLAGQLAHSAEITYFLAPYMNSYKRFMAGTFAPTRAVWSFDNRTAGFRICGADTKAIRVECRVGGADLNPYLAFAALIAAGLDGIEKKMELEPVASGDVYDTSRKLREIPKTLREATTLLDESKFLRSVMGDDVVDHYVHTAKWEQFEFDRRITDLELKRGFERY, encoded by the coding sequence ATGAGCAACGGAATGCTGACTTTGGAACAGCTGAAGGCCGAGGTGAAGGCCGGAACCATCGACACGGTTGTGTGCGCTTTGGTGGATATGCAGGGCCGCCTGATCGGCAAGCGCTTCCATGCCGCATACTTTGCGGACGGTGGTTATGAAGAGACCCATGGCTGCAACTATCTGCTCGGTGTTGATATCGAAATGGAGCCGGTGCCGGGTTACAAGGCCACGTCCTGGGAAAAGGGTTATGGCGATTTCATCCTGAAGCCAGATCTCTCAACCATGCGCAAGACGCCGTGGCTGCCGGGCACTGCGCTGGTAATCTGCGATGTGCTGGACCATCACACCCACGAAGATACGCCGCATTCGCCCCGCGCAATGCTGAAGAAGCAGCTGAAGCGCCTCGAGGCGATGAAGATGAAGGCCTACATGGCCTCGGAACTGGAATTCTTCCTGTTCGACGACACCTATGAACAGGCCTTCCACAAAGGCTACCGCAACCTCAAGACTGCTGGCTATTACATCGAGGATTACAACATCCTGCAGACCTCGAAGGAAGAGGTTTACATGCGTGCGCTGCGCAACGGCTTGGCCGGTGCGGGCATCATTGTGGAAAATTCGAAGGGCGAATGGGGCCCAGGCCAGGAAGAAATCAACGTCAAGTATGATGAAGCGCTGCGCATGGCCGATACCCATGCGATCATCAAGAACAGCGCCAAGGAAATTGCTTACGGCGTAGGCAAGGCTGTGTCCTTCATGGCCAAGTGGGATTACGGCATGGCCGGCAATTCCTCGCACATCCATCAGTCGCTGTGGTCGATCGATGGCAAGACCTCGCATTTCCAGGACAAGGCCGGCGAACACGGCATGTCGCCGATGATGAAGCAATATCTGGCTGGACAGCTCGCGCATTCCGCCGAGATCACCTATTTCCTCGCGCCCTACATGAACTCCTACAAGCGTTTCATGGCCGGTACATTCGCGCCGACCCGCGCGGTGTGGAGCTTTGATAACCGTACCGCAGGTTTCCGCATCTGCGGCGCCGACACCAAGGCGATCCGTGTCGAGTGCCGCGTGGGCGGTGCCGATCTCAATCCCTATCTGGCCTTTGCAGCTCTCATCGCTGCCGGCCTTGATGGCATCGAGAAGAAGATGGAGCTGGAGCCGGTGGCCTCAGGCGATGTCTATGACACGTCGCGCAAGCTGCGTGAAATCCCCAAGACGCTGCGTGAAGCGACGACGCTGCTGGACGAATCCAAATTCCTGCGCTCGGTGATGGGCGATGATGTGGTCGATCATTATGTTCACACGGCGAAGTGGGAGCAGTTTGAGTTTGACCGCCGCATCACCGATCTTGAACTCAAGCGCGGCTTCGAGCGGTACTGA
- a CDS encoding N-formylglutamate amidohydrolase has translation MEIIPAGETVFEWVNEEGSSPFVLVCEHASNLVPAGLNRLGLSEADLNRHIAYDIGAAGTARLLSRLLDAPLILQRFSRLIYDCNRPPEAPGAMPEVSEVFDIPGNKNLSAEARLARTQQVYRPFNHALEVHLDDRAARAQPTAVISIHSFTRIYKDKRREVDLGLLFDRDAWLAQQLVKSYPDVATKLNEPYGPKDGVMHLLNLHAAPRGLHHLMIEICNDLLETERNQQQWAQRLSVPLIQAAIKLGGEKI, from the coding sequence ATGGAAATTATACCGGCGGGCGAGACTGTCTTTGAATGGGTGAATGAAGAGGGCAGCTCGCCGTTCGTGCTGGTCTGTGAACACGCTTCAAACCTTGTGCCCGCGGGATTGAACCGGCTGGGCCTAAGTGAGGCCGATCTCAACCGACACATCGCCTATGACATTGGTGCGGCCGGAACCGCTCGGTTGTTGTCGCGGCTGCTGGATGCGCCACTTATTCTGCAGCGGTTCTCACGGCTGATCTATGATTGCAACCGCCCGCCGGAAGCGCCCGGTGCCATGCCGGAGGTGAGCGAGGTCTTCGACATTCCTGGCAACAAGAATCTCAGCGCAGAAGCCAGACTGGCCCGCACGCAGCAGGTTTACCGGCCCTTCAACCATGCTTTGGAAGTGCATCTTGATGACCGTGCGGCGCGGGCCCAACCCACTGCAGTGATCTCGATCCATTCCTTCACCCGCATCTACAAGGACAAGCGCCGTGAGGTTGATCTGGGCCTGTTGTTTGACCGGGATGCCTGGCTGGCCCAGCAGCTGGTGAAATCCTACCCTGATGTGGCGACCAAGCTGAATGAGCCTTACGGCCCGAAAGACGGCGTGATGCATCTGTTGAATTTACATGCAGCTCCGCGCGGGCTGCATCACTTGATGATTGAAATCTGCAATGATCTCCTTGAGACTGAACGTAATCAACAACAATGGGCGCAACGGCTGTCCGTGCCTTTGATCCAGGCAGCCATAAAATTGGGAGGGGAAAAAATATGA
- the betA gene encoding choline dehydrogenase, which translates to MARQDGNTTDFIIIGSGSAGSVLASRLSADAKHTVLVLEYGGSDIGPLIQMPSALSYPMNMGLYNWGFETEVEPNLNNRKLVTPRGKVFGGSSSINGMVYVRGHARDFDTWSDMGATGWAYADVLPYFKRQENVAEGDPAWRGKDGPLYVKRGNRRNPLYKAFIEAGRQAGYPVTPDYNGQQQEGFADMEMTVHKGVRWSAANAYLWPAFKKGRIGLEGRAFARRILLEGKKAVGVEYEQGGEIKRAFARRDVIVSASTINSPALLERSGIGAPAVLKKAGVDVVHALPGVGANLQDHLEVYFQLRSLQPVTLNSKLGLISKGMIGLEWLLFGTGLGATNHFESCGFIRSAAGIEYPNIQYHFLPAAMRYDGTAAVDGHGFQVHVGPMRSKSRGHIHIKSPDPRQNPEIFFNYMSHPDDWKEFRACMRLTRELFQQEAMKPFAGDEIQPGSGVVSDAQLDAFIKEHAESAYHPCGTCRMGSVKDKMAVVDPQCRVIGMENLRVVDSSIMPQVTNGNLNAPTLMIGEKAADHILGKQPLAPSNLEPWINPKWKKSQR; encoded by the coding sequence ATGGCGCGGCAAGACGGCAATACAACAGATTTCATCATCATCGGTTCGGGCTCCGCAGGCTCGGTGCTGGCGTCGCGGCTGTCGGCTGACGCGAAGCATACGGTGCTGGTGCTGGAATATGGCGGCAGCGATATCGGCCCACTCATCCAGATGCCATCAGCCCTATCTTACCCAATGAATATGGGCCTCTATAATTGGGGCTTCGAAACGGAAGTGGAACCCAATCTCAACAACCGCAAGCTGGTCACCCCGCGCGGCAAGGTGTTCGGCGGCTCATCCTCGATCAATGGCATGGTCTATGTGCGCGGCCATGCGCGCGATTTTGACACTTGGTCCGATATGGGCGCCACCGGATGGGCCTATGCCGATGTGCTGCCCTATTTCAAACGGCAGGAAAATGTTGCGGAGGGCGACCCCGCCTGGCGCGGCAAGGATGGCCCGCTTTATGTGAAACGCGGCAACCGCCGCAATCCGCTCTACAAAGCTTTTATCGAGGCAGGCCGGCAAGCCGGTTATCCGGTCACGCCCGACTATAATGGCCAGCAGCAGGAAGGCTTCGCCGACATGGAAATGACGGTGCACAAGGGTGTGCGCTGGTCAGCTGCCAATGCCTATCTCTGGCCCGCCTTCAAAAAAGGCCGGATCGGTCTGGAAGGCCGCGCCTTCGCCCGGCGCATTCTGCTGGAAGGCAAAAAGGCCGTCGGCGTTGAATATGAACAAGGCGGCGAGATCAAGCGTGCCTTTGCGCGCCGCGATGTCATTGTCTCGGCCTCCACAATCAATTCACCCGCTCTGCTGGAACGCTCCGGCATCGGCGCACCTGCGGTGTTGAAAAAAGCCGGCGTCGATGTCGTCCACGCGCTTCCCGGTGTGGGCGCCAATCTGCAGGACCATCTGGAAGTCTATTTTCAGCTGCGCAGCCTGCAGCCCGTCACCCTCAACAGCAAGCTCGGCCTGATTTCCAAGGGCATGATCGGTCTGGAATGGCTGTTGTTCGGTACCGGCCTCGGCGCCACCAACCATTTCGAAAGCTGCGGCTTCATCCGCTCAGCCGCAGGAATTGAATATCCCAATATCCAATATCATTTCCTGCCCGCCGCCATGCGCTATGACGGCACCGCCGCCGTGGATGGCCACGGCTTCCAGGTCCATGTGGGGCCGATGCGTTCAAAATCGCGCGGCCATATCCACATCAAATCGCCGGACCCCAGGCAGAACCCGGAAATCTTCTTCAACTATATGTCGCATCCTGATGACTGGAAAGAATTCCGCGCCTGCATGCGCCTGACCCGCGAACTGTTTCAACAGGAGGCGATGAAGCCTTTTGCCGGCGACGAAATTCAGCCCGGCTCTGGAGTTGTGAGCGATGCCCAACTTGACGCCTTCATCAAGGAACATGCCGAAAGCGCCTACCATCCGTGTGGCACCTGCCGGATGGGATCGGTGAAGGACAAGATGGCGGTGGTTGATCCGCAATGCCGTGTCATCGGTATGGAAAACCTGCGCGTGGTGGATTCCTCCATCATGCCGCAAGTGACCAATGGCAATCTCAACGCACCCACGCTGATGATTGGCGAAAAGGCCGCCGATCACATTCTGGGCAAGCAGCCGCTCGCGCCGTCCAATCTGGAGCCCTGGATCAATCCGAAATGGAAGAAGAGCCAGCGTTAG
- a CDS encoding SAM-dependent methyltransferase: MRQTLVEKAIVSVAARLLPKGFKGSLDVTLPSGRVFTLGGVEPGEKADLTLRNFKVIWASVRRAQLGFFERYLAGDIESKDPTAFFRFYLQNRAGLDNASGMFRASVFDKIWHRLRDNTAAGSKENISAHYDLGNEFYKLWLDDTMSYSSAIFDSKANSLEAAQKLKYQRVLEAAEVKKGSKVLEIGCGWGGFAEMAAKAGASLRGITLSKEQLAFAKERMDKQGLSKNTELVFEDYRDTTGVYDAIASIEMIEAVGEPHWPAYFKTLFNRLKPGGAAAIQGITILEENFPAYKSGVDFIQRYVFPGGMLLTKDIMREQTQKAGLLLEKIETFGQSYAETLLQWRQRFDAAWPQIKPLGFDERFRKLWTLYLCYCEAGFAEGVIDVGIYKIRKPA; this comes from the coding sequence ATGCGGCAAACTCTGGTTGAAAAGGCGATTGTTTCAGTAGCGGCGCGGCTTTTGCCGAAAGGCTTCAAGGGCAGCCTGGACGTGACGCTACCGTCCGGTCGCGTCTTCACGCTCGGCGGGGTTGAGCCGGGCGAGAAGGCCGATCTCACCCTACGCAACTTCAAGGTGATCTGGGCCTCGGTCCGCCGCGCCCAGCTCGGGTTTTTCGAGCGTTACCTGGCGGGCGACATCGAGAGCAAGGACCCGACCGCCTTTTTCCGCTTCTACCTGCAGAACCGGGCCGGGCTGGACAATGCGTCGGGCATGTTCCGCGCCAGCGTTTTTGACAAGATCTGGCACCGGCTGCGCGACAATACTGCTGCGGGCTCGAAGGAAAACATCTCGGCGCATTACGACCTCGGCAATGAATTCTACAAGCTCTGGCTGGACGACACGATGAGCTATTCCTCCGCCATTTTTGACAGCAAGGCCAACAGTCTTGAGGCCGCGCAAAAGCTGAAATACCAAAGGGTGCTGGAAGCGGCGGAAGTCAAAAAAGGCTCCAAGGTCCTGGAAATCGGTTGTGGCTGGGGCGGGTTTGCCGAAATGGCAGCCAAGGCTGGCGCGTCTTTGCGTGGCATCACGCTGTCCAAGGAACAGTTGGCATTCGCCAAAGAACGCATGGACAAGCAAGGTCTGTCGAAGAACACCGAGCTGGTGTTTGAAGACTACCGCGACACGACCGGCGTCTATGACGCCATTGCCTCGATTGAAATGATTGAAGCAGTAGGTGAGCCACATTGGCCCGCCTATTTCAAGACGCTGTTCAACCGGCTGAAGCCTGGCGGTGCGGCGGCCATCCAGGGCATCACCATTCTGGAAGAGAATTTCCCGGCCTACAAATCGGGCGTCGATTTCATCCAGCGTTATGTATTTCCGGGCGGCATGCTGCTGACCAAGGACATCATGCGCGAACAGACGCAGAAGGCTGGGCTGTTGCTGGAAAAGATTGAGACCTTTGGCCAGAGCTATGCTGAAACCCTGTTGCAGTGGCGCCAGCGCTTCGATGCCGCCTGGCCGCAGATCAAGCCGCTGGGCTTTGATGAGCGTTTCCGGAAATTGTGGACGCTGTATCTCTGTTATTGCGAGGCCGGTTTCGCCGAAGGCGTGATCGACGTTGGCATCTACAAGATCAGGAAGCCGGCGTAA